Proteins from one Embleya scabrispora genomic window:
- a CDS encoding succinate dehydrogenase/fumarate reductase iron-sulfur subunit — MTHKADFRIWRGDTDGGELRDFKVEVNEGEVVLDIIHRLQATQAPDLAVRWNCKAGKCGSCSAEINGRPRLLCMTRMSTFAPDEVVTVTPMRTFPVIRDLVTDVSFNYAKARQVPSFTPPAGLEPGEYRMQQVDVERSQEFRKCIECFLCQNTCHVIRDFEDNKAAFSGPRFLMRIAELDMHPLDVADRQKAAQEEHGLGLCNITKCCTDVCPEHIHITDNALIPMKERVADRKYDPLVWLGNKIRRRGSGD, encoded by the coding sequence ATGACCCACAAGGCGGACTTCCGCATCTGGCGCGGCGACACCGACGGCGGCGAACTGCGCGACTTCAAGGTCGAGGTGAACGAGGGCGAGGTGGTCCTCGACATCATCCACCGGCTCCAGGCCACCCAGGCCCCGGACCTGGCGGTGCGGTGGAACTGCAAGGCGGGCAAGTGCGGTTCGTGCAGCGCGGAGATCAACGGCCGGCCGCGGTTGTTGTGCATGACCCGGATGAGCACGTTCGCGCCGGACGAGGTGGTCACGGTCACCCCGATGCGCACCTTCCCGGTGATCCGCGACCTGGTCACCGACGTGTCGTTCAACTACGCGAAGGCCCGGCAGGTGCCCTCGTTCACGCCGCCGGCGGGGCTGGAGCCGGGCGAGTACCGCATGCAGCAGGTCGACGTGGAGCGCTCGCAGGAGTTCCGCAAGTGCATCGAGTGTTTCCTGTGCCAGAACACCTGCCACGTCATCCGCGACTTCGAGGACAACAAGGCGGCGTTCTCCGGCCCGCGCTTCCTGATGCGGATCGCCGAGTTGGACATGCACCCCCTGGACGTGGCGGACCGGCAAAAGGCCGCGCAGGAGGAGCACGGGCTCGGCCTGTGCAACATCACCAAGTGCTGCACGGACGTGTGTCCGGAGCACATCCACATCACCGACAACGCGCTGATCCCGATGAAGGAGCGGGTCGCCGACCGCAAGTACGACCCGCTGGTATGGCTGGGCAACAAGATCCGCCGACGGGGGTCCGGGGACTGA
- a CDS encoding fumarate reductase/succinate dehydrogenase flavoprotein subunit — translation MSEVERHSYDVVVIGAGGAGLRAAIEARARGLRTAVVCKSLFGKAHTVMAEGGIAASMGNVNSQDGWKVHFRDTMRGGKFLNNWRMAELHAKEAPDRVWELESWGALFDRTADGRISQRNFGGHEYPRLAHVGDRTGLELIRTLQQRIVALQQEDEREFGDPEARLRVFQECTITRLLTVPDAGSEAGNRIAGAFGYWRESGRFTVFDAPAVVLATGGIGKGFKVTSNSWEYTGDGQALALLAGAPLINMEFVQFHPTGMVWPPSVKGILVTESVRGDGGVLLNSEGERFMFDYIPDVFKEKYARTKEEGDRWYTDQENNRRPPELLPRDEVARAINSEVKAGRGSPHGGVFLTVVDRMAGGTEEIRRKLPSMYHQFKELADVDITAEAMEVGPTCHYVMGGIAVDPDTAATPGVLGLYAAGEVAGGMHGSNRLGGNSLSDLLVFGRRAGEHAARYAEEIGEARREAAQEQLDAAEAEALAPFAVESAENPYTVHQELQQTMNDLVGIIRREGEMAEALTRLDELKARAAKAGVEGHRQYNPGWHLALDLRNMLLVCECVARSALERRESRGGHTRDDYPAMSAEWRRVVLACSIVDPDAQTLSVRLTRSEAVPMRADLLELFERDELTKYLTDAELPGKDG, via the coding sequence GTGTCCGAAGTGGAACGTCATTCGTACGACGTGGTCGTGATCGGCGCGGGCGGCGCCGGATTGCGGGCCGCCATCGAGGCCCGCGCGCGCGGCCTGCGCACCGCCGTGGTCTGCAAGTCGCTGTTCGGCAAGGCCCACACGGTGATGGCCGAGGGCGGCATCGCCGCCTCCATGGGCAACGTGAACTCGCAGGACGGCTGGAAGGTGCACTTCCGCGACACCATGCGCGGCGGCAAGTTCCTCAACAACTGGCGGATGGCCGAGTTGCACGCCAAGGAAGCCCCGGACCGCGTCTGGGAGTTGGAGTCCTGGGGCGCGCTGTTCGACCGCACCGCCGACGGCCGGATCAGCCAGCGCAACTTCGGCGGCCACGAGTATCCGCGCCTCGCGCACGTCGGCGACCGCACCGGACTGGAGCTGATCCGCACCCTCCAGCAGCGCATCGTCGCGCTCCAGCAGGAGGACGAACGCGAGTTCGGCGACCCCGAGGCGCGGCTGAGGGTCTTCCAGGAGTGCACCATCACCCGGCTGCTGACCGTGCCGGACGCCGGATCCGAGGCGGGCAACCGGATCGCCGGCGCGTTCGGCTATTGGCGCGAGTCGGGCCGATTCACCGTCTTCGACGCGCCGGCGGTGGTGCTGGCCACCGGCGGGATCGGCAAGGGCTTCAAGGTCACCTCGAACTCGTGGGAGTACACGGGCGACGGGCAGGCGCTCGCGCTGCTCGCGGGCGCGCCGCTGATCAACATGGAGTTCGTCCAGTTCCACCCGACGGGGATGGTCTGGCCGCCGTCGGTGAAGGGGATCCTGGTCACCGAGTCGGTGCGCGGCGACGGCGGGGTGCTGCTCAACTCCGAGGGCGAACGTTTCATGTTCGACTACATCCCGGACGTGTTCAAGGAGAAGTACGCCAGGACCAAGGAGGAGGGCGACCGCTGGTACACCGACCAGGAGAACAACAGGCGCCCACCCGAACTGCTGCCCCGGGACGAGGTGGCACGGGCGATCAACTCCGAGGTCAAGGCCGGTCGGGGCTCGCCGCACGGCGGGGTGTTCCTGACCGTGGTCGACCGGATGGCCGGCGGCACCGAGGAGATCCGCCGCAAACTGCCTTCGATGTACCACCAGTTCAAGGAACTGGCCGACGTGGACATCACCGCCGAGGCGATGGAGGTGGGTCCGACCTGCCACTACGTGATGGGCGGGATCGCGGTGGATCCGGACACCGCGGCCACCCCGGGCGTGCTCGGCCTGTACGCGGCCGGCGAGGTCGCCGGCGGCATGCACGGCAGCAATCGGCTCGGCGGCAACTCGCTGTCCGATCTGCTGGTCTTCGGCCGCCGGGCGGGCGAACACGCCGCGCGCTACGCCGAGGAGATCGGCGAGGCACGGCGCGAGGCCGCCCAGGAGCAGCTGGACGCGGCCGAGGCGGAGGCACTGGCACCGTTCGCCGTGGAGAGCGCGGAGAACCCGTACACGGTCCACCAGGAGCTCCAGCAGACCATGAACGACCTGGTCGGCATCATCCGCCGGGAGGGCGAGATGGCCGAGGCGCTGACCCGCCTGGACGAGCTCAAGGCACGCGCGGCCAAGGCGGGCGTGGAGGGCCACCGGCAGTACAACCCGGGCTGGCACCTGGCCCTGGACCTGCGCAACATGCTCCTGGTGTGCGAGTGCGTGGCGCGCTCGGCCCTGGAGCGGCGGGAGAGCCGCGGCGGGCACACCCGCGACGACTATCCGGCGATGTCCGCCGAGTGGCGTCGGGTGGTGCTGGCGTGCTCGATCGTCGACCCCGACGCACAGACCCTGTCCGTGCGGCTGACCAGGAGCGAGGCCGTGCCGATGCGCGCCGACCTGCTGGAGCTGTTCGAGCGGGACGAGTTGACGAAGTACCTGACCGACGCGGAGCTTCCCGGGAAGGACGGCTGA
- the typA gene encoding translational GTPase TypA — MPTRHDIRNVAIVAHVDHGKTTLVDAMLKQAGTFSAHHQMDDRVMDSNDLEREKGITILAKNTAVAYHPKDGGPTVTINIIDTPGHADFGGEVERGLSMVDGVVLLVDASEGPLPQTRFVLRKALAAKMPVILCINKVDRPDSRISEVVDETYELFMDLDATEEQIEFPIVYACARDGVATLVRPADGTVPTDSDSLEPFFQAILDSIPAPEYEEGAPLQAHVTNLDASNFLGRIALCRVHQGTIRKGQQAAWCRHDGTIERVKITELLMTDQLERKPAEEAGPGDIIAIAGIPDIMIGDTIADPEDPRPLPLITVDEPAISMTIGTNTSPLVGKGGKGHKVTARLVKDRLERELVGNVSLRVLPTERPDTWEVQGRGELALAILVETMRREGFELTVGKPQVVTREVNGKIHEPVERLTIDSPEEYLGAITQLLASRKGRMETMTNHGTGWIRMEFVVPARGLIGFRTEFLTDTRGTGIAHSVHEGYEPWFGEIRTRNNGSLVADRAGVATPFAMMNLQERGQMFVEPTTEVYEGMIVGENSRADDMDVNITKEKKLTNMRSSTSDETEKLIPPRKLSLEQALEFCREDECIEVTPETVRIRKVVLDQKERGRSASRAKR, encoded by the coding sequence GTGCCCACGCGCCATGACATCCGCAACGTCGCCATCGTCGCCCACGTCGACCACGGCAAGACCACCCTCGTCGACGCCATGCTGAAGCAGGCGGGCACGTTCAGTGCCCACCACCAGATGGACGACCGGGTGATGGACTCCAACGACCTGGAGCGCGAGAAGGGCATCACCATTCTCGCGAAGAACACCGCCGTCGCCTATCACCCCAAGGACGGTGGCCCCACGGTCACCATCAACATCATCGACACGCCCGGCCACGCCGACTTCGGCGGAGAGGTGGAGCGCGGCCTGTCGATGGTGGACGGTGTCGTGCTGCTCGTCGACGCGTCGGAGGGACCGCTCCCGCAGACCCGCTTCGTGCTCCGCAAGGCGCTCGCGGCGAAGATGCCGGTCATCCTGTGCATCAACAAGGTCGACCGTCCCGACTCGCGCATCTCCGAGGTCGTCGACGAGACCTACGAGCTGTTCATGGACCTGGACGCCACCGAGGAGCAGATCGAGTTCCCCATCGTCTACGCGTGCGCGCGCGACGGTGTGGCCACGCTCGTCCGCCCCGCCGACGGCACCGTGCCGACCGACAGCGACAGCCTGGAGCCGTTCTTCCAGGCCATCCTCGACTCCATCCCCGCCCCGGAGTACGAGGAGGGCGCGCCGCTCCAGGCACACGTGACCAACCTGGACGCGTCCAACTTCCTCGGCCGCATCGCGCTGTGCCGCGTGCACCAGGGCACCATCCGCAAGGGTCAGCAGGCCGCGTGGTGCCGACACGACGGCACCATCGAGCGGGTGAAGATCACCGAGCTGCTGATGACCGACCAGCTCGAGCGCAAGCCCGCCGAGGAGGCCGGCCCCGGCGACATCATCGCCATCGCCGGCATCCCGGACATCATGATCGGCGACACCATCGCCGACCCCGAGGACCCGCGTCCGCTGCCGCTGATCACGGTGGACGAGCCCGCGATCTCGATGACCATCGGCACCAACACCTCGCCGCTGGTGGGCAAGGGGGGCAAGGGCCACAAGGTCACCGCCCGCCTGGTGAAGGACCGCCTGGAGCGCGAGCTGGTCGGCAACGTGTCGCTGCGCGTGCTGCCCACCGAGCGCCCCGACACGTGGGAGGTCCAGGGCCGCGGCGAGCTGGCACTGGCGATCCTGGTGGAGACCATGCGCCGGGAGGGCTTCGAGCTCACCGTCGGCAAGCCGCAGGTGGTCACGCGCGAGGTCAACGGCAAGATCCACGAGCCGGTCGAGCGGCTGACCATCGACTCGCCCGAGGAGTACCTCGGCGCGATCACCCAGCTCCTGGCGTCCCGCAAGGGCCGCATGGAGACGATGACCAACCACGGCACCGGCTGGATCCGGATGGAGTTCGTGGTGCCCGCCCGCGGCCTGATCGGGTTCCGTACCGAGTTCCTCACGGACACCCGCGGCACCGGCATCGCGCACAGCGTGCACGAGGGCTACGAGCCCTGGTTCGGCGAGATCCGGACCCGCAACAACGGCTCCCTGGTGGCCGACCGCGCCGGTGTCGCGACGCCGTTCGCGATGATGAACCTGCAGGAACGCGGCCAGATGTTCGTCGAGCCGACCACCGAGGTGTACGAGGGCATGATCGTCGGCGAGAACTCGCGCGCCGACGACATGGACGTCAACATCACCAAGGAGAAGAAGCTCACGAACATGCGCTCGTCGACCTCCGACGAGACCGAGAAGCTGATCCCGCCGCGCAAGCTGTCGCTCGAGCAGGCCCTCGAGTTCTGCCGCGAGGACGAGTGCATCGAGGTGACCCCGGAGACCGTGCGCATCCGCAAGGTCGTCCTCGATCAGAAGGAGCGGGGCCGCTCGGCCTCGCGTGCCAAGCGCTGA
- a CDS encoding ABC transporter permease, translating to MTMQPQLVPEAGGSPNPGTPDSPLSEAGVAAAPQEVVGRSPGQLAWRRFRKDRSGVISASIVIFFFLIAFAAPLIEKLYGKDPYTRYGQIHPGLLNEVGAPIAPNGGISGEHWFGIEPAVGRDVLMQLVYGIRTSLLLAVVVVIIVTVVGTILGITAGYLGGKVDYVISRVIDTLLAMPSQLFFIAFTPIVLALFVSERETTPTMLRATALIIVLSMFGWTRIARVLRGQVLSMREREFIEAAKVSGAGSGRIIFKELLPNLWTPILIIATLDLPTLVTTEAALSFLGVGMTEPTPDWGRMINKGFEGMQSDVTYLAFPAIAMVIFVLAFNLLGDSVRDALDPKSNR from the coding sequence ATGACCATGCAACCCCAGCTGGTCCCGGAGGCGGGAGGATCCCCGAATCCGGGAACGCCCGACTCACCGCTCTCCGAAGCGGGGGTCGCGGCGGCACCGCAAGAGGTGGTCGGGCGATCGCCCGGCCAGCTCGCCTGGCGGCGTTTCCGCAAGGATCGCAGCGGCGTCATATCCGCGTCGATCGTGATTTTCTTTTTCTTGATCGCTTTCGCTGCGCCATTGATCGAAAAGCTGTACGGAAAGGACCCGTACACGCGTTACGGGCAGATCCACCCGGGCCTGCTCAACGAGGTCGGCGCGCCCATCGCGCCCAACGGCGGCATCTCGGGCGAGCACTGGTTCGGCATCGAACCCGCGGTCGGCCGGGACGTGCTGATGCAGCTCGTGTACGGGATCCGTACCTCGCTGCTGCTCGCCGTGGTCGTGGTGATCATCGTGACGGTGGTCGGCACCATCCTGGGCATCACCGCCGGATACCTCGGCGGCAAGGTGGACTACGTGATCAGCCGGGTGATCGACACCCTGCTGGCGATGCCCTCGCAGCTGTTCTTCATCGCGTTCACCCCGATCGTGCTCGCGCTGTTCGTCAGCGAGCGCGAGACGACACCGACGATGCTCCGGGCGACGGCCCTGATCATCGTGCTGTCGATGTTCGGCTGGACCCGGATCGCCCGCGTACTGCGGGGTCAGGTCCTGTCGATGCGCGAACGCGAATTCATCGAGGCGGCGAAGGTCAGCGGGGCGGGATCCGGGCGGATCATCTTCAAGGAGCTCCTGCCCAACCTGTGGACCCCGATCCTGATCATCGCCACGCTCGATCTGCCCACGCTGGTGACCACCGAGGCGGCGCTGTCCTTCCTCGGGGTCGGCATGACCGAACCCACTCCGGACTGGGGTCGGATGATCAACAAGGGTTTCGAAGGCATGCAGAGCGACGTCACCTACCTGGCCTTCCCGGCCATCGCGATGGTGATCTTCGTGCTCGCCTTCAACCTCCTCGGCGATTCGGTACGCGACGCGCTCGACCCCAAGTCGAACCGATGA
- a CDS encoding ABC transporter substrate-binding protein: MTSTGKRRFVALFAVGALAASASACSSGGGDKKDDTAKPSAKTASVVIGTAADSKGPAAEVPGAKKGGVAGVLNRTGFSHLDPGRAYVSNLMTVSELISRRLTTYKREGDKTTLVGDLATDTGTTTDGGKTWKYTLKDNLKYEDGTPIVAADVKYGVERMFNKAWNEGPVWIQGWLTGSDKYWETYPGPFEGAELPNDKIEVPDPKTIIFHLASPQGDFPFAAAMGTTAPMPKSKDTKEQIDTKPFASGPYKITTHEPDKQLILDKNPNWDPASDSVRHQYVDQFKFEMGIPGATQFQRLTAAAGSDAAAFTLNERPDANFAQQIATDPALKNRVTDGIGPYANRFDINNLRITDVNVRKAMAIAFPRQSARLAEGGPTAGDFSTTIASPTQLGYAPYKSLFDGLPPDGDQAKAKQMLEAAGKVGQKVVLCINTTKVQQERALPIMDMLGKAGFQMERKEISDKEYYDVIGKLDTPCDLYWAGWGADWPTGSTVYTPVYDSRQVLDNGQNYAKYKNPAVDAEIDRILKITDTNAQAVEWMKLDEKIMQDVPSIPYIYQRHRLVYGPQIGGAALNSKGAIDLNNIFIK; this comes from the coding sequence ATGACATCGACGGGGAAGCGCCGATTCGTCGCGCTGTTCGCGGTAGGGGCCCTCGCGGCCTCGGCCTCCGCGTGCAGCAGCGGCGGCGGGGACAAGAAGGACGACACGGCGAAACCCTCCGCCAAGACGGCGTCCGTCGTGATCGGCACCGCAGCCGACTCGAAGGGCCCGGCGGCCGAGGTACCGGGCGCCAAGAAGGGCGGCGTGGCCGGCGTCCTCAACCGCACCGGCTTCTCGCACCTGGACCCGGGTCGCGCCTACGTCAGCAACCTGATGACGGTGTCCGAGCTGATCTCGCGCCGGCTGACCACCTACAAGCGCGAGGGTGACAAGACCACCCTCGTGGGTGACCTGGCGACCGACACCGGCACCACCACCGACGGTGGCAAGACCTGGAAGTACACGCTCAAGGACAACCTGAAGTACGAGGACGGCACGCCGATCGTGGCCGCCGACGTCAAGTACGGCGTCGAGCGCATGTTCAACAAGGCGTGGAACGAGGGTCCGGTCTGGATCCAGGGCTGGCTGACCGGCTCGGACAAGTACTGGGAGACCTACCCCGGTCCGTTCGAGGGCGCCGAGCTGCCCAACGACAAGATCGAGGTGCCGGACCCGAAGACGATCATCTTCCATCTGGCCTCGCCGCAGGGCGACTTCCCCTTCGCCGCGGCGATGGGCACCACCGCTCCGATGCCCAAGTCGAAGGACACCAAGGAGCAGATCGACACCAAGCCGTTCGCCAGCGGCCCGTACAAGATCACCACGCACGAGCCGGACAAGCAGCTGATCCTGGACAAGAACCCGAACTGGGACCCGGCCAGCGACTCGGTGCGCCACCAGTACGTGGACCAGTTCAAGTTCGAGATGGGCATCCCGGGCGCGACGCAGTTCCAGCGGCTGACCGCCGCCGCCGGCAGCGACGCCGCCGCGTTCACCCTGAACGAGCGTCCCGACGCCAACTTCGCCCAGCAGATCGCCACCGACCCGGCGCTGAAGAACCGGGTCACGGACGGCATCGGCCCGTACGCGAACCGGTTCGACATCAACAACCTGCGGATCACCGACGTCAACGTCCGCAAGGCGATGGCGATCGCGTTCCCGCGGCAGTCCGCGCGACTGGCCGAGGGCGGCCCGACCGCGGGCGACTTCTCCACCACCATCGCCTCGCCCACGCAGTTGGGCTACGCGCCGTACAAGAGCCTGTTCGACGGTCTGCCGCCGGACGGCGACCAGGCCAAGGCCAAGCAGATGCTGGAGGCCGCGGGCAAGGTCGGCCAAAAGGTCGTGCTGTGCATCAACACGACCAAGGTCCAGCAGGAGCGCGCGCTGCCGATCATGGACATGCTCGGCAAGGCCGGCTTCCAGATGGAGCGCAAGGAGATCTCCGACAAGGAGTACTACGACGTCATCGGCAAGCTCGACACGCCGTGTGACCTCTACTGGGCGGGCTGGGGAGCGGACTGGCCGACCGGCTCGACCGTCTACACCCCGGTGTACGACAGCCGCCAGGTGCTCGACAACGGCCAGAACTACGCCAAGTACAAGAACCCGGCCGTGGACGCGGAGATCGACCGCATCCTGAAGATCACCGACACCAACGCGCAGGCCGTCGAGTGGATGAAGCTCGACGAGAAGATCATGCAGGACGTGCCGTCCATCCCGTACATCTACCAGCGTCACCGCCTGGTGTACGGCCCGCAGATCGGCGGCGCCGCGCTCAACTCCAAGGGCGCGATCGACCTGAACAACATCTTCATCAAGTAG
- a CDS encoding ABC transporter permease has translation MLRFLVRRLLGVAAILLVVSLITFYLFFAASGEDSVVRLSCGKNCTPEMRETVRHNLGLTKPLLEQYWIFISGIFAGRNIGEKTCNFPCLGYSFANNQNVSHTVADRFPTTVSLAIGAVVLFMTLGIGLGILAAMRRGKKTDKVATGFALLSGSAPIYVLGPLFIYLFVQQLGWMDRPQYHQFTDDPFQWASGLLLPWICLMTIHMAMYVRLTRSTMVDVLSEDYVRTLKAKGLSGRSVYIKHAFRGALSPIVTVLGVDIGVLMSGTIITESTFSLHGIGMLAVTSVTDSDLPMMMGVVVIAASFTMLANLVVDLLYAVIDPRVRLS, from the coding sequence ATGCTTCGATTCCTGGTCCGGCGGCTGCTCGGCGTAGCGGCGATCCTGCTTGTCGTCAGCCTCATCACGTTCTACCTGTTCTTCGCCGCCTCCGGCGAGGACTCGGTCGTGCGCCTGTCGTGTGGCAAGAACTGCACGCCGGAGATGCGCGAGACGGTCCGGCACAACCTCGGCCTGACCAAACCGCTCCTGGAGCAGTATTGGATCTTCATCTCCGGGATCTTCGCCGGCCGTAACATCGGTGAGAAAACCTGCAACTTCCCGTGTCTGGGCTACTCGTTCGCCAACAACCAGAACGTTTCGCACACGGTGGCGGACCGCTTCCCGACCACGGTGTCCCTGGCCATCGGCGCGGTCGTGCTGTTCATGACGCTGGGTATCGGCCTGGGCATCCTGGCCGCGATGCGGCGGGGCAAGAAGACCGACAAGGTGGCCACCGGCTTTGCGCTGCTCAGCGGTTCGGCACCGATCTACGTGCTCGGGCCCCTGTTCATCTATCTCTTCGTCCAGCAGTTGGGCTGGATGGATCGACCGCAGTATCACCAGTTCACCGACGATCCGTTCCAATGGGCGTCGGGACTGCTGTTGCCGTGGATCTGTCTGATGACCATCCACATGGCCATGTACGTCCGCCTCACCAGATCCACGATGGTGGACGTGTTGTCCGAGGACTACGTACGAACACTCAAGGCCAAGGGCCTGTCCGGACGCAGCGTGTACATCAAACACGCCTTCCGGGGCGCGCTCAGCCCGATCGTCACCGTGCTCGGCGTGGACATCGGCGTGCTGATGAGCGGCACGATCATCACGGAGAGCACCTTCAGTCTGCACGGCATCGGCATGCTCGCGGTCACCTCGGTGACCGACTCCGACCTGCCGATGATGATGGGCGTGGTGGTCATCGCGGCCAGCTTCACGATGCTCGCGAATCTCGTGGTGGACCTGTTGTACGCCGTCATCGATCCACGGGTCCGGCTCTCGTGA
- a CDS encoding ABC transporter ATP-binding protein yields the protein MAASTDTTADQPTGKSEGAGKAGASARADGSEAFLSVRDLRVHFSTDDGVVKAVDGLSFDVEKGRTLGIVGESGSGKSVSSLTILGLHNREKTKIEGEIRFDGRDLITMPERKLRDLRGRRISMIFQDPLTALSPFYTVGEQIAESYRRHLGANRSDAHARAIEMLDRVGIPNPKTRVNDYPHHFSGGMRQRAMIAMSLVCDPDLLIADEPTTALDVTVQAQILDLLRDLQDEFGTAILFITHDLGVIAQMAHDVLVMYAGRSVEKGTVREVLKNPRHPYTWGLLSSMPNLSGDVDVPLRPVRGTPPSLLAPPPGCPFHPRCDYADVVGGERCRTEPPLLALSEGRGAACHLSAEDKQRIFIDDVRPLLG from the coding sequence ATGGCCGCGAGTACCGATACCACCGCCGATCAGCCGACCGGCAAGTCCGAGGGCGCCGGGAAGGCGGGGGCGTCCGCTCGCGCCGACGGCTCCGAAGCGTTCTTGTCGGTGCGTGATCTGCGGGTGCACTTCTCCACCGACGACGGCGTGGTCAAGGCCGTGGACGGGTTGTCCTTCGACGTCGAGAAGGGCCGCACGCTCGGCATCGTCGGCGAGTCCGGCTCGGGCAAGTCGGTGTCCTCGTTGACCATCCTGGGGCTGCACAACCGGGAGAAGACGAAGATCGAGGGCGAGATCCGGTTCGACGGCCGCGACCTGATCACCATGCCGGAGCGCAAGCTGCGCGACCTGCGCGGTCGGCGGATCTCGATGATCTTCCAGGATCCGCTCACCGCGCTGTCGCCGTTCTACACGGTGGGCGAGCAGATCGCCGAGTCCTATCGGCGGCACCTGGGCGCCAACCGCAGCGACGCGCACGCGCGTGCGATCGAGATGCTGGACCGCGTCGGCATCCCGAATCCGAAGACCCGGGTGAACGACTACCCGCACCACTTCTCCGGCGGCATGCGCCAACGCGCGATGATCGCGATGTCGCTGGTGTGCGACCCGGACCTGCTGATCGCCGACGAGCCGACGACCGCGCTCGACGTGACGGTCCAGGCGCAGATCCTGGATCTGCTCCGCGACCTCCAGGACGAGTTCGGCACCGCGATCCTGTTCATCACCCACGACCTCGGCGTGATCGCCCAGATGGCGCACGACGTGTTGGTGATGTACGCGGGGCGCAGCGTGGAGAAGGGCACCGTGCGCGAGGTGCTGAAGAATCCGCGGCACCCGTACACGTGGGGGCTGCTGTCCTCGATGCCCAACCTCTCCGGTGACGTCGACGTTCCGCTGCGGCCGGTGCGCGGTACGCCGCCGAGCCTGCTGGCGCCGCCGCCGGGCTGCCCCTTCCATCCGCGGTGCGACTACGCCGACGTGGTGGGGGGCGAGCGGTGCCGGACCGAGCCGCCGCTCCTGGCGCTGTCCGAGGGGCGCGGGGCGGCCTGTCACCTGAGCGCCGAGGACAAGCAGCGGATCTTCATCGACGACGTCCGCCCGCTGCTCGGTTGA
- a CDS encoding ABC transporter ATP-binding protein: MTETISETPAPAPDPAPKSPGEPLLDVRGLVKYFPVKGGGLVRRKTLNVRAVDGIDLSVAAGESVGLVGESGCGKSTTGRLISRLLEPTGGTIHYDGNDITHATRKQIAPIRSQIQMIFQDPYSSLNPRQTVGAIVSSPMEVNGINPEGGRKKRVQELLERVGLNPEHYNRFPHEFSGGQRQRIGIARALALQPRLIVADEPVSALDVSIQAQVVNLLQGLQRDMGIAFVFIAHDLAVVRHFSQRVAVMYLGKIVEIADRTSLYANPHHPYTHTLLAAVPETDPDKSGNRTRVHAFGDMPSPINPPSGCRFRTRCPKAQDVCANEEPPLIGIDTLLAGHRVACHFPGPLEATAKAEETMPEERIEAALEAGITTDPE; this comes from the coding sequence ATGACCGAGACGATCAGCGAGACCCCGGCGCCGGCTCCGGACCCCGCGCCGAAGTCGCCCGGCGAACCGCTGCTCGACGTACGGGGGCTGGTCAAGTACTTCCCCGTCAAGGGCGGCGGTCTGGTCCGTCGCAAGACGCTCAACGTGCGCGCGGTGGACGGGATCGACCTGTCCGTCGCGGCGGGGGAGAGCGTGGGCCTGGTCGGCGAGTCCGGGTGTGGCAAGTCCACCACCGGTCGGCTGATCAGCCGGTTGCTCGAGCCCACCGGCGGCACGATCCACTACGACGGCAACGACATCACGCACGCGACCCGCAAGCAGATCGCCCCGATCCGCAGCCAGATCCAGATGATCTTCCAGGACCCGTACTCGTCGCTGAACCCGCGACAGACGGTCGGCGCGATCGTGAGTTCGCCGATGGAGGTCAACGGGATCAACCCCGAGGGTGGCCGGAAAAAGCGGGTGCAGGAGCTGCTGGAGCGCGTCGGTCTCAACCCCGAGCACTACAACCGTTTCCCGCACGAGTTCTCCGGCGGCCAGCGGCAGCGGATCGGGATCGCCCGCGCGCTCGCGCTCCAGCCCCGGTTGATCGTGGCCGACGAGCCGGTCTCCGCGCTCGACGTGTCCATCCAGGCGCAGGTGGTCAACCTGCTCCAGGGCCTGCAACGGGACATGGGCATCGCGTTCGTGTTCATCGCGCACGACCTCGCGGTGGTTCGGCACTTCTCCCAGCGCGTGGCGGTGATGTACCTCGGCAAGATCGTCGAGATCGCCGACCGCACGTCGTTGTACGCGAACCCGCACCACCCGTACACGCACACGCTGCTCGCCGCGGTGCCGGAGACGGACCCGGACAAGAGCGGAAACCGGACACGGGTGCACGCCTTCGGCGACATGCCCAGTCCGATCAACCCGCCGTCCGGTTGCCGCTTCCGGACCCGCTGCCCCAAGGCGCAGGACGTGTGCGCGAACGAGGAGCCCCCGTTGATCGGGATCGACACGCTGCTCGCGGGCCACCGGGTGGCGTGCCACTTCCCCGGCCCGCTGGAGGCGACCGCCAAGGCGGAGGAGACGATGCCCGAGGAGCGGATCGAGGCGGCGCTCGAGGCGGGCATCACGACCGACCCGGAGTAA